Proteins found in one Malassezia vespertilionis chromosome 5, complete sequence genomic segment:
- the cms1 gene encoding Protein cms1 (BUSCO:EOG09264KTU; COG:S; EggNog:ENOG503P1I7), giving the protein MGDELDDGLLLEGDVAYTDDATPSGNKRGHAEDVSESKKRKRREKRHKKSAVYHANVAAEKSITAQSAEMQADFLAAQFRKTFPKLSALEVQDTLVPASAVKETFTFDAPRTLEHMADYLAQSDASKPWMKEHGAPCILVVSGNAQRAAGIARTLRALLPHEQAKKSDAPTVAKLFARHFKVDEHVALLQSHATPLAVGTPHRLQQLLDRGALQIAHTCAVVLDHSWTDAKSRTIFDTPETRDALIHLLGHSPLRDAFRRAQPCRLLLF; this is encoded by the exons ATGGGCGACGAACTGGACGACGGGCTGCTGCTCGAAGGCGATGTAGCGTACACAGACGATGCCACGCCGTCAGGTAACAAGCGCGGGCACGCTGAGGACGTGTCTGAGTCGAAAaaacgcaagcggcggGAAAAGCGGCACAAGAAATCTGCCGTGTACCACGCGAATGTAGCGGCGGAAAAGAGCATCACGGCGCAGTCCGCCGAGATGCAGGCCGATTTTCTAGCCGCGCAATTTCGCAAGACATTTCCCAAACTCAGCGCACTAGAAGTGCAGGATACGCTAGTTCCAG CCTCTGCTGTAAAAGAGACGTTTACattcgacgcgccgcgcacgcttgaGCATATGGCCGACTATCTAGCGCAAT CAGATGCCTCCAAACCGTGGATGAaagagcacggcgcgccgtgcattCTAGTGGTGTCTGGCAACGCGCaacgcgctgcaggcaTTGCTCGCACACTCCGCGCACTCTTGCCCCACGAGCAAGCAAAAAaaagcgatgcgccgacgGTAGCCAAGCTGTTTGCGCGCCACTTTAAGGTCGACGAGCATGTCGCACTACTGCAATCCCACGCCACGCCTCTCGCAGTCGGCACTCCCCACCGCCTCCAGCAGCTGTTggaccgcggcgcgctgcagatcGCCCACACGTGTGCAGTCGTGCTCGACCATTCCTGGACCGACGCCAAGTCACGCACCATATTTGACACGCCCGAaacgcgcgacgctctCATCCACCTCCTGGGCCACTCcccgctgcgcgatgcattccgccgtgcgcaaccATGCCGCCTGCTCCTTTTCTAA
- the URA2 gene encoding Carbamoyl-phosphate synthase (MEROPS:MER0060647; BUSCO:EOG09262914; EggNog:ENOG503NW85; COG:F): MPGEISSNGSALQGMLDSVAPSLRAALVGSAPPSRTPSPAPPATSEPMDVPSDGPMMLELADGGEFQGFSFGAQGVSVSGECVFQTGMTGYVESLTDPSYEGQILVLTYPLAGNYGVPARPLEDTLPRLAAPFESSRIHIAGLVVAYYSHDFSHYLAASGLGDWLKQSGVPAVYGIDTRALTKRIRTKGSMLARLLAPARPSGDIMGSDWRSHFLDVAWLDPNGEHLVRRVSRTAVSLYTPQDTAPAGLRTVNEPALLHADGRPIRVLALDMGMKMNQIRCFTSRGVELLVVPWDYDFLNGPEEYDGLFISNGPGDPTLCTATIERLRALLGRKDDMIPIFGICLGHQLLSLAAGAQTTKMKYGNRGQNIPCTDQLSGRCYITSQNHGYAVDASTLPPGWTELFVNANDGSNEGIYATHAPYFSVQFHPESTPGPRDTEYLFDVFLRSVVDCAAIRRTHGPGAPLKQVAFPGGKLADHEAAFPRLHPRKVLVLGSGGLSIGQAGEFDYSGSQAIKALNEEGVYTILVNPNIATIQTSAGLADKVYFLPVTPEFVLKVLQYERPDGIYCTFGGQTALNVGIRLKDELPKLGVRNLGTPIETIIQTEDRDLFSRALAEIGESSAPSASANNWEEALQASKDIGFPVIVRAAYALGGLGSGFAKDVDELRQLCHAAFANSPQVLVEKSMKGWKEIEYEVVRDCRDNCITVCNMENFDPLGVHTGDSIVIAPSQTLSDEDYNMLRTTAVNVIRHLGVVGECNIQYALNPHSREYCIIEVNARLSRSSALASKATGYPLAFVAAKLGLNIPLNELRNNVTRETSACFEPSLDYVVTKIPRWDLRKFERVSSKLGSSMKSVGEVMAIGRTFEESFQKAIRSIDPSFDGFGKNDMVADAEIDEELQAPTDKRVFAIANAMANGYSVDQIHALSNIDKWFLSKLHGIMRAAFTLEANTALPSALLRKVKQLGFSDQQIARRIASAELAVRRRRHELGITPFVKQIDTVAAEFPAQTNYLYITYNAVEHDITFNDHGVMVLGSGVYRIGSSVEFDWCAVRAIRTLRDHKYKTVMVNYNPETVSTDYDEADKLYFENISLETVMDIYELEHSQGVIISMGGQTPNNIALPLHRQGVKVLGTSPEMIDMAENRYKFSRMLDKIGVDQPMWKELTSLEDAYNTCARFGYPVLVRPSYVLSGAAMNVVYSPEDLSSYLSQASAINREHPVVITKYLEGAKEIEMDAVAKDGTMIMHYVSEHVENAGVHSGDATLILPPQDLEPETVRRIEEATGKIGAALNVTGPFNIQFIAKNNEIKVIECNVRAARSFPFVSKVTGIDAISLATCAIMDIPVEPYPSVELPHQYVGVKVPQFSFSRLAGADPILGVEMASTGEVACFGRNKFEAYLRAMLASGIRLPTKNVLLSVGSYSEKQELLPSVQTLHNLGFTLYGSSGTADFYSEHGIPVVHLEALPEDDDFGSDENSKAAYSLLTHLTQGVSSLFISLPSKNKYRRPSSFTSMGYRARRLAIDRAIPLITNIKNAKLFVEAIALYRKQGSTFDIFPIDAKTSHMTYTFPGLYAIQAFVPSIASPELTSAQIVSCSRAAALGGFTGVIVHPCGVANAIIDGASLSAAEAALEGACHVDMALLLCATPQHVREFAELAPRVSALFVPFEKNSAVRTSPATVSSYFANWPEDKLVVTDAAGADLASMLLLASLHSRRLHVTNVHSKDDVLLIALSKAKGLCVTCDVTVYALFFNTDMYPTATCIPSAAEQASLWENLAQVDALSIGDAPYMLSLEVGHPPSPTAGLEESMRLLLNAVNENKITLGDITEKMSMKPREIFGMPEQLDTSVSVEVDRVTDSSPTEGWSPLASTAFRGTVHRVFFRGSTVALDGEVLTDAPLGANVGGVAALAFKSLDTPRVYPAEAAPPSPTLALRSPRRFARTDSLRNATALSGGPTAMLGIGKEGVLRDMPALSLNASLLSPGVQLYNPTFSRRHILSVKQFTREDLHALFAVAQEMRFHVERYGVLDLLRGRVMSTIFYEESTRTSSSFEAAMVRAGGQVVAVNTSRSSVAKGESLGDTVRTLGCYSDVIVLRHPAVGSSQEAAKASPVPVINAGDGIGEHPTQALLDVFTIREELGTVNGLTITLVGDLKNGRTTHSLVRLLSLYDVTLNFVSPPSLAMPREVVRDIAKHGITMYETANLDPVIGRTDVLYVTRIQRERFDSVEEYEAVKGCYVVNNDVLARAKADTVVLHPLPRVDEIDPEVDFDTKRAAYFRQMRCGLFIRMALLAMVLQPSERASAP; this comes from the coding sequence ATGCCTGGCGAGATTTCTTCAAAcggcagtgcgctgcagggCATGCTTGATAGCGTCGCTCcttcgctgcgcgctgcactggTCGGCAGTGCCCCGCCATCCCGCACGCCATCACCCGCCCCTCCTGCGACGTCGGAGCCCATGGACGTGCCGTCGGACGGCCCCATGATGCTCGAACTTGCAGACGGGGGCGAGTTTCAAGGTTTTAGTTtcggcgcacaaggcgtGAGCGTCTCGGGTGAATGCGTCTTCCAAACGGGTATGACAGGCTACGTCGAGTCACTGACAGATCCTTCGTACGAGGGCCAGATTCTCGTGCTTACTTACCCTCTTGCCGGCAACTAcggcgtgcctgcgcgccCCCTTGAAGACACGCTcccgcgcctcgccgcgccgttCGAGTCGTCGCGCATCCATATCGCGGGTCTTGTGGTGGCCTACTACAGCCACGATTTTAGCCACTACCTTGCCGCGTCAGGCCTTGGCGACTGGCTCAAGCAAAGTGGCGTTCCTGCCGTGTACGGCATCGATACGCGTGCACTCACAAAACGCATCCGGACCAAAGGCAGCATGCTTGCTCGTCTTCTTGCGCCCGCACGCCCAAGTGGCGACATCATGGGAAGCGACTGGCGCTCGCACTTCCTCGATGTCGCGTGGCTCGATCCCAACGGCGAGCACCTCGTCCGGCGCGTTTCGAGGACTGCGGTGTCGCTTTATACGCCCCAAGACACCGCGCCTGCTGGACTGCGCACGGTGAATGAGCCAGCGCTTCTGCACGCGGACGGGCGCCCTATTCGCGttcttgcgctggacatGGGCATGAAGATGAACCAAATCCGGTGCTTTACATCGCGCGGTGTCGAGCTTCTTGTCGTGCCATGGGACTATGACTTTTTGAATGGTCCCGAAGAATACGATGGACTGTTTATCTCCAACGGGCCCGGCGACCCCACACTGTGCACTGCCACGATCGAGCGCCtccgcgcgctccttggccgCAAAGACGACATGATTCCCATCTTTGGCATCTGTCTCGGCCACCAGCTGCTCTCCcttgcagcaggcgcacaaACGACCAAGATGAAGTACGGCAACCGCGGCCAAAACATACCATGTACGGACCAGCTCAGCGGCCGCTGCTACATCACCTCGCAGAACCACGGCTACGCTGTGGATGCCAGCACACTCCCTCCGGGCTGGACAGAACTGTTTGTCAATGCCAACGATGGGAGCAACGAGGGTATTTACGCAACGCATGCACCCTATTTCTCTGTTCAATTTCATCCTGAGAGCACGCCCGGCCCCCGGGACACAGAGTACTTGTTTGACGTTTTTCTCCGCTCTGTCGTTGACTGCGCTGCTATCCGCCGTACGCACGGTCCCGGTGCGCCATTGAAACAGGTTGCTTTCCCCGGCGGCAAGCTCGCTGACCACGAGGCAGCCTTTCCCCGTCTGCACCCCCGCAAAGTGCTCGTCCTTGGCTCTGGCGGTCTGAGCATTGGCCAGGCGGGCGAGTTTGACTACAGCGGCTCACAGGCCATCAAAGCGCTCAACGAAGAAGGCGTTTACACCATTCTTGTTAACCCCAACATTGCCACGATTCAGACCTCGGCGGGCCTGGCGGACAAGGTCTACTTTTTGCCCGTTACCCCCGAATTTGTTCTCAAGGTCCTTCAATACGAGCGTCCCGACGGCATCTACTGTACGTTTGGCGGCCAAACGGCGCTCAACGTCGGTATCCGCCTTAAAGACGAGCTTCccaagctcggcgtgcgcaattTGGGCACGCCGATTGAGACCATCATCCAGACAGAGGACCGCGATCttttctcgcgcgcgctcgccgagatCGGCGAGAgctccgcgccgagcgcaagcgccaacAACTGGGAAGAGGCGCTCCAGGCGTCCAAGGATATTGGTTTTCCCGTTATTGTCCGTGCCGCCTACGCGCTCGGTGGCCTTGGCAGTGGATTTGCAAAAGATGTTGACGAGCTCCGCCAGCTGTGTCACGCAGCGTTTGCCAACAGTCCGCAGGTGCTTGTGGAGAAAAGTATGAAGGGCTGGAAAGAGATTGAGTACGAGGTGGTGCGCGACTGCCGCGACAATTGCATCACGGTTTGCAACATGGAAAACTTTGACCCTCTTGGCGTGCACACTGGCGACTCGATCGTCATTGCTCCCAGCCAGACGCTGAGCGACGAAGACTACAatatgctgcgcacgaccGCGGTGAATGTCATCCGCCACCTCGGTGTCGTCGGCGAATGCAACATCCAGTACGCGCTGAATCCACACAGCCGTGAGTACTGCATCATCGAAGTGAATGCGCGtctctcgcgcagctctgcACTGGCGTCCAAAGCGACGGGCTATCCATTGGCCTTTGTCGCTGCTAAGCTCGGCCTCAACATTCCCCTcaacgagctgcgcaacaacGTCACGCGCGAAACCTCGGCATGCTTTGAGCCGAGTCTCGACTATGTCGTGACCAAGATCCCGCGCTGGGACTTGCGCAAGTTTGAGCGGGTTAGTTCCAAGCTTGGCAGCTCTATGAAGAGTGTCGGCGAGGTGATGGCTATTGGCCGCACGTTTGAAGAGAGCTTCCAGAAAGCTATCCGCTCCATCGACCCGAGCTTTGACGGCTTCGGCAAGAATGACATGGTCGCGGATGCAGAGATTGACGAGGAACTGCAAGCGCCCACCGACAAGCGCGTCTTTGCGATTGCCAATGCCATGGCGAATGGGTACAGCGTCGACCAAATCCACGCGCTCTCCAACATTGACAAGTGGTTTTTGAGCAAGCTCCACGGCATTATGCGTGCTGCGTTTACTCTCGAGGCCAACACCGCGCTCCCATCTGCTCTTTTGCGGAAGGTCAAGCAGCTTGGCTTTAGCGACCAGCAgattgcgcggcggatcgccagtgccgagcttgccgtgcgccgccggcgccacGAGCTTGGCATCACGCCGTTTGTCAAGCAAATCGACACGGTCGCTGCCGAATTTCCTGCGCAGACCAACTACTTGTACATTACGTACAATGCTGTCGAACACGACATCACCTTTAACGACCACGGCGTCATGGTGCTTGGCTCGGGTGTCTACCGCATCGGCTCCTCGGTCGAGTTCGATTGGTGtgccgtgcgtgcgattCGCACTTTGCGCGACCACAAGTACAAGACCGTGATGGTGAACTACAACCCCGAGACAGTGTCTACGGACTATGACGAGGCAGACAAGCTCTACTTTGAAAACATCTCGCTCGAGACCGTGATGGATATCTACGAGCTGGAGCACTCTCAAGGCGTGATCATCTCCATGGGCGGTCAAACGCCTAACAATATTGCTTTGCCACTCCACCGCCAAGGCGTCAAGGTGCTGGGCACCTCGCCAGAGATGATCGACATGGCCGAAAACAGGTACAAGttctcgcgcatgctcgacaagATCGGCGTCGACCAGCCCATGTGGAAAGAGCTGACGAGTTTGGAAGACGCGTACAACACGTGTGCACGCTTTGGGTACCCCGTCCTGGTGCGTCCTTCCTACGTGCTGAGCGGTGCGGCGATGAATGTCGTCTACTCGCCCGAGGACCTGAGCAGCTACCTGTCGCAGGCCTCGGCAATCAACCGCGAGCATCCGGTTGTAATTACCAAGTACCTCGAAGGCGCTAAAGAGATTGAGATGGACGCGGTTGCCAAAGACGGCACCATGATCATGCACTACGTCTCGGAGCACGTCGAGAACGCGGGTGTGCACTCTGGCGACGCCACACTCATTCTTCCTCCCCAGGACCTCGAGCCGGAaacggtgcgccgcattgaAGAGGCCACGGGCAAGattggcgccgcgctcaaTGTCACAGGCCCGTTTAATATTCAGTTTATTGCGAAGAACAACGAGATCAAGGTGATTGAGTGCaatgtgcgcgccgcacgctcgtTCCCGTTTGTCTCCAAAGTCACAGGCATCGATGCAATTTCGCTTGCGACGTGTGCAATCATGGACATCCCCGTGGAGCCCTATCCGTCTGTGGAACTTCCCCACCAGTACGTTGGTGTCAAGGTTCCCCAGTTTTCCTTTAGCCGCTTGGCGGGCGCTGATCCCATTCTCGGCGTGGAAATGGCGTCTACCGGTGAGGTGGCGTGCTTTGGGCGCAACAAGTTCGAGGcgtacttgcgcgcgatgcttgcTTCTGGCATTCGACTGCCCACCAAAAATGTCCTGCTTAGTGTCGGCAGCTACAGCGAGAAGCAGGAGCTGCTCCCGAGCGTGCAAACGCTCCACAACCTCGGCTTTACCTTGTACGGCTCCTCCGGCACCGCCGACTTTTACTCGGAGCACGGCATCCCCGTCGTCCACCTCGAGGCCCTCCCTGAAGACGACGACTTTGGCAGCGACGAAAACAGCAAGGCAGCCTACTCGCTCTTGACGCACTTGACGCAGGGCGTGAGCAGTTTGTTCATctctttgccgagcaagaACAAGTACCGCCGCCCCTCGTCGTTTACCTCGATGGGCTATCGCGCACGTCGTCTCGCGATTGACCGCGCGATTCCTCTGATCACCAATATCAAGAACGCCAAGCTGTTTGTCGAGGCCATTGCACTCTACCGCAAGCAGGGCAGCACGTTTGACATCTTCCCTATCGACGCAAAAACGAGCCACATGACCTACACCTTCCCGGGCCTGTACGCCATCCAAGCGTTTGTCCCGAGCATCGCCTCACCCGAGCTGACCAGCGCACAGATTGTGTCGTGCagccgcgctgctgcgctgggcggcTTCACCGGCGTCATTGTGCACCcgtgcggcgtcgcgaATGCAATCATCGACGGCGCGTCTCTCAGTGCCGCCGAGGCTGCGCTCGAAGGCGCGTGCCATGTCGACATGGCCCTCTTGCTGTGTGCGACGCCGCAACACGTGCGTGagtttgccgagcttgccCCGCGCGTCTCGGCGCTCTTTGTGCCGTTTGAGAAGAATAGCGCAGTGCGCACATCCCCAGCCACCGTCTCGTCCTACTTTGCCAACTGGCCCGAGGACAAGCTTGTGGTGACCGATGCTGCCGGCGCGGATCTTGCCTCGATGCTGCTTCTCGCAAGTCTGCACAGCCGCAGGCTGCACGTCACCAATGTGCACTCCAAAGACGACGTTTTGCTCATTGCTTTGAGCAAGGCCAAAGGACTTTGTGTTACGTGCGACGTTACCGTCTATGCGCTCTTCTTCAACACAGACATGTACCCCACTGCTACTTGCATCCCCAGCGCGGCAGAACAAGCAAGTCTTTGGGAGAATCTTGCGCAGGTGGACGCACTGTCTATTGGCGACGCACCATACATGCTCAGCCTCGAAGTCGGCCACCCCCCGTCGCCCACGGCAGGCCTCGAGGAAAGCATGCGCCTTTTGCTCAACGCTGTGAATGAGAACAAGATCACACTCGGCGATATTACGGAGAAGATGAGTATGAAGCCGCGCGAAATATTCGGTATGCCCGAGCAGCTTGACACGTCTGTCTCTGTCGAAGTCGACCGCGTCACCGACAGCAGCCCCACCGAAGGCTGGTCTCCGCTCGCGTCCACCGCGTTCCGTGGAACTGTCCACCGCGTCTTCTTCCGCGGCAGCACGGTGGCATTGGACGGCGAGGTGCTCACAGACGCACCGCTCGGTGCCAATGTtggcggcgtcgctgcgctggcgTTCAAGTCGCTCGATACGCCGCGCGTCTATCCCGCTgaggctgcgccgccgtcgccgacgcttgcgctgcgctcgccgcgccgctttgcgcgcaccgaTAGTTTGCGGAATGCCACGGCCCTCTCGGGCGGGCCCACGGCCATGCTAGGGATTGGCAAAGAAGGCGttttgcgcgacatgcCCGCGCTCAGCTTGAATGCGTCGCTGCTTTCGCCGGGCGTCCAGCTTTACAATCCGACCTTTTCACGGCGCCACATACTCTCGGTGAAGCAGTTTACCCGCGAGGACTTGCACGCGCTGTTTGCGGTAGCGCAGGAGATGCGTTTCCATGTTGAGCGCTACGGCGTGCTTGACTTGCTCCGCGGGCGTGTCATGAGCACCATCTTTTACGAGGAATCCAcgcgcacatcgtcgtcTTTTGAGGCTGCTATGGTCCGCGCGGGCGGCCAAGTGGTTGCGGTAAATACGAGCAGGTCGTCGGTCGCCAAAGGCGAGTCGCTCGGCGATAccgtgcgcacgcttggATGCTACAGCGACGTGATTGTCTTGCGCCACCCTGCCGTTGGCTCGTCGCAAGAGGCCGCCAAAGCGTCGCCTGTTCCGGTGATCAATGCGGGCGATGGCATTGGCGAGCATcccacgcaagcgcttctCGATGTGTTCACCATTCGGGAGGAGCTCGGCACGGTGAATGGCTTGACGATTACGCTTGTTGGCGACCTCAAGAATGGGCGCACGACGCATTCTTTGGTGCGCCTCTTGAGTCTCTACGACGTCACACTCAACTTTGTGtcgccgccgtcgctggcaatgccgcgcgaagtcgtgcgcgacattGCAAAGCATGGGATTACCATGTACGAAACGGCAAACCTAGACCCGGTGATTGGCCGCACGGATGTTTTGTACGTGACGCGTAttcagcgcgagcgctttgATTCGGTAGAAGAGTACGAGGCGGTGAAGGGATGCTACGTCGTGAACAATGACGTGCTTGCAAGGGCAAAGGCGGATACGGTTGTGCTGCACCCGCTTCCTCGTGTGGATGAGATTGATCCCGAGGTGGACTTTGAtacaaagcgcgctgcatacTTCCGCCAGATGCGCTGTGGTCTGTTTATTCGTATGGCTTTGCTCGCAATGGTGTTGCAGCCCAGTgagcgcgcatcggcacCGTGA
- a CDS encoding uncharacterized protein (EggNog:ENOG503P5D9; COG:K) codes for MVRRGVASKFPIARIKRIMQADEDVGKVAQATPVVISKALELFMQNIVESAVGQTRKSGGKRVAPYHLKRAVQANETFDFLKDIVDKVVDPLENGGTSTRKRRKVAKAEPAEEPEPETKEETPPSPSAETQEAAPKKEEE; via the exons atggtgcggcgcggcgtggcgaGCAAGTTTCccattgcgcgcatcaaGCGCATCATGCAAGCAGATGAGGATGTCGGCAAAGTTGCACAAGCGACGCCGGTCGTGATAT CCAAAGCACTCGAGCTGTTTATGCAGAATATCGTGGAGTCGGCCGTGGGGCAGAcgcgcaagagcggcgGGAAGCGTGTGGCGCCGTACCATTT GAAACGTGCCGTGCAGGCGAATGAGACGTTTGATTTTCTCAAGGACATAGTCGACAAGGTTGTCGATCCACTTGAAAATGGCGGCACAAGTACAAGGAAGCGGAGAAAGGTCGCCAAGGCGGAGCCCGCCGAAGAGCCTGAGCCCGAGACCAAGGAAGAGACGCCTCcttcgccgagcgcagaaacgcaagaagcggcgccaaaGAAGGAAGAAGAGTAG